One window from the genome of Hoplias malabaricus isolate fHopMal1 chromosome X2, fHopMal1.hap1, whole genome shotgun sequence encodes:
- the LOC136677131 gene encoding LHFPL tetraspan subfamily member 2 protein-like: MCHVIVTCRSMLWTLMSILVAFAELIAFMSEDWLIASHHPSGSNISFVPTPEPYRPSLGLYSRCIKVAHQKIVQCGPYARDFTEIASGFWQATTIFLGVGIFLLSIVSFLSVFSLCFQSILGKSIFNVCGLLQGIAGLFLMLGLMLYPTGFGCEKVVSYCGPEASAYKLGQCSLGWALYTAIGGTALTFICAMFSAQAEIATSSDKVQDEVDEGRTLICVL; the protein is encoded by the exons ATGTGTCATGTGATTGTTACATGTCGTTCCATGCTCTGGACTTTAATGAGCATTTTGGTGGCTTTTGCTGAACTGATTGCCTTCATGAGCGAAGATTGGCTAATAGCAAGCCACCACCCTTCTGGATCAAACATTTCATTTGTTCCAACGCCAGAGCCTTACCGGCCTTCCCTCGGCCTTTACAGTCGCTGCATCAAGGTGGCCCATCAGAAGATTGTGCAATGCGGACCATACGCAAGAGACTTTACAGAGATTGCAAGTGGATTTTGGCAAGCCACAACAATATTCTTGGGTGTTGGAATCTTTCTACTGTCCATCGTGAGCTTTCTCTCGGTCTTTAGCTTGTGCTTTCAGAGTATTTTGGGGAAAAGCATCTTCAATGTGTGTGGCCTGCTTCAAGGAATTGCAG GTTTGTTCCTGATGCTGGGGCTAATGCTCTATCCCACAGGCTTTGGCTGCGAGAAGGTGGTGAGCTACTGTGGTCCGGAAGCTTCTGCGTATAAACTGGGTCAGTGTTCTCTGGGCTGGGCCCTGTACACAGCTATAGGAGGAACAGCGCTCACCTTCATCTGCGCCATGTTCTCCGCCCAGGCCGAGATTGCCACATCCAGCGATAAGGTGCAGGACGAAGTGGATGAGGGCAGGACGCTCATCTGTGTGCTGTAA